A DNA window from Pseudodesulfovibrio thermohalotolerans contains the following coding sequences:
- a CDS encoding secondary thiamine-phosphate synthase enzyme YjbQ, with amino-acid sequence MEILEIRTREREELIDVTGAVRKAVRENGWTDGALLLYCPHTTGAVTVNEGADPDVVRDIVVNMRKLVPHGGDYRHAEGNSDAHIKSSLFGCDQMVIVEGGDLMLGTWQKIYFCEFDGPRTRKLWVRFLAS; translated from the coding sequence ATGGAGATTTTGGAAATCCGCACCCGCGAACGCGAGGAACTGATCGACGTCACCGGGGCCGTGCGCAAGGCCGTCCGGGAAAACGGATGGACCGACGGCGCGCTGCTTCTCTACTGCCCGCACACCACGGGCGCAGTGACCGTCAATGAAGGGGCCGATCCCGACGTGGTCCGCGACATCGTCGTGAACATGCGAAAGCTCGTGCCCCATGGCGGCGACTACCGTCACGCCGAAGGCAATTCCGACGCGCATATCAAGTCGTCCCTGTTCGGCTGCGACCAGATGGTTATTGTCGAGGGCGGCGATCTCATGCTCGGCACCTGGCAGAAGATATATTTCTGCGAGTTCGACGGCCCCAGGACCCGCAAACTCTGGGTGCGGTTCCTGGCTTCCTGA
- the cobM gene encoding precorrin-4 C(11)-methyltransferase, translating into MADVYFIGAGPGDPELLTVKGRRLIAEADLVLYAGSLVPAQVVAGAGPNARVADSAPMSLDETHALMAETVASGGTVARVHTGDPSLYGAIREQIALLDEAGITYEVVPGVTAGFAAAAAAGRSYTVPEVTQTLIFTRLEGRTPVPEGERLRKLAAHGSAMCIYLSAGDPEGVQAELLAGGLAESTLVVMAFRVGWPDEKLVETELGGLAETARANGFTRQTVFLVLPGQGREDGGKARSLLYDKDFKHMYRA; encoded by the coding sequence ATGGCGGACGTGTATTTCATCGGTGCCGGACCGGGCGATCCGGAATTGTTGACCGTCAAGGGGCGGCGGCTCATAGCCGAGGCCGATCTGGTGCTTTACGCCGGTTCGCTGGTGCCCGCCCAAGTGGTGGCCGGTGCCGGGCCGAACGCCCGCGTGGCAGACTCCGCGCCCATGAGCCTGGATGAAACCCATGCGCTCATGGCGGAGACAGTGGCTTCGGGCGGCACGGTCGCCCGTGTGCATACCGGGGACCCCTCGCTTTACGGAGCCATCCGCGAGCAGATTGCCCTGCTCGACGAGGCCGGGATCACCTACGAGGTGGTGCCGGGCGTGACGGCCGGGTTCGCGGCGGCTGCTGCGGCCGGGCGGTCGTACACCGTGCCAGAGGTGACCCAGACGCTCATTTTCACGCGCCTGGAAGGGCGGACGCCGGTGCCCGAGGGCGAACGCCTCCGCAAACTGGCGGCCCATGGCTCGGCCATGTGCATATATCTTTCGGCGGGCGATCCCGAGGGCGTGCAGGCGGAACTGCTGGCAGGCGGGCTGGCCGAATCCACCCTGGTGGTCATGGCCTTCCGCGTGGGCTGGCCGGACGAGAAACTGGTTGAGACCGAGCTGGGCGGCCTGGCCGAAACGGCCCGCGCCAACGGCTTCACCCGACAGACCGTGTTTCTGGTTCTGCCCGGACAGGGGCGTGAGGATGGGGGCAAGGCCCGTTCCCTGCTCTACGACAAGGATTTCAAGCACATGTACCGCGCCTGA
- a CDS encoding 3'-5' exonuclease: protein MPTLDDVRFVAIDFETADPKRDSACALGIVVVDRGEIVARDYRLIRPPRAQFNPFCVRVHGIHWSDVCDEPSFGELWPRLEPFFEGADFIVAHNAAFDKSVLQTCCREAGRTVPVQPFLCTVQLARKTWELASNKLPSVCEFLGIELNHHNAASDAEACALIAVNGLRQNPDYLCKVL, encoded by the coding sequence ATGCCAACATTAGATGATGTGCGATTTGTGGCCATTGATTTCGAGACGGCTGACCCCAAGCGGGATTCGGCGTGCGCCTTGGGCATTGTGGTGGTGGACCGGGGCGAGATCGTGGCCCGGGATTACCGCTTGATCCGGCCGCCCAGGGCCCAGTTCAATCCATTTTGCGTGCGTGTGCACGGGATACATTGGTCTGACGTGTGCGACGAGCCGAGTTTCGGCGAGCTTTGGCCGAGGCTGGAACCGTTTTTCGAGGGTGCGGACTTTATCGTTGCGCACAACGCGGCCTTCGACAAATCCGTGTTGCAAACCTGCTGCCGTGAGGCGGGCCGGACCGTGCCGGTGCAGCCTTTCCTGTGCACGGTGCAGTTGGCCCGCAAGACCTGGGAGCTGGCTTCGAACAAGCTTCCGAGCGTGTGCGAGTTCCTGGGCATTGAGCTGAATCACCACAACGCGGCTTCAGACGCGGAGGCGTGCGCGCTCATCGCGGTGAACGGCCTGCGCCAGAACCCCGATTATTTGTGCAAGGTGCTGTGA